One region of Spirochaeta lutea genomic DNA includes:
- the folP gene encoding dihydropteroate synthase, translating into MRDTLKEMLGRIHDPEQPPVVMGIVNATPDSFFAPSRVPGTPEGVRSALGLVEAGADILDVGGESSRPGAEYVSAREELDRVLPVIRGIREHSDVVISLDTRKAEVARAALEAGADIINDISGFRDDPELLPLVAGTNTPIVIMHMKGSPRTMQVDPRYDDPVSEVRGFLARQVRLALAAGVNPEGIIVDPGIGFGKRLEDNLALLDNLGECSRLEGAPPEGFPVLLGHSRKGFIGTLLEPVLTAEDDSAAGGAPRLIGTLAAGLYGILRGARILRVHDPRETRMAVQVWWSIQQGRQVQ; encoded by the coding sequence ATGCGAGACACCCTGAAAGAGATGCTTGGCCGGATCCATGATCCTGAACAGCCACCCGTGGTAATGGGCATCGTGAATGCCACCCCGGATAGTTTTTTTGCCCCCAGCCGGGTGCCAGGTACCCCCGAGGGGGTGCGGTCGGCCCTTGGGTTGGTTGAGGCAGGGGCCGATATCCTGGATGTGGGAGGGGAGTCCTCCCGTCCCGGGGCTGAGTATGTGTCTGCCCGGGAGGAACTGGATCGGGTGCTGCCGGTGATCCGGGGAATCCGGGAGCACAGTGATGTGGTAATCTCCCTGGACACCAGGAAGGCCGAGGTGGCGCGGGCGGCTCTGGAAGCCGGGGCTGATATAATAAATGATATTTCCGGGTTCCGGGATGATCCCGAGCTTCTTCCCTTGGTTGCTGGGACTAACACGCCGATAGTTATTATGCATATGAAGGGAAGTCCCCGGACTATGCAGGTTGATCCCCGGTATGATGACCCGGTTTCTGAGGTTCGGGGGTTTCTGGCCAGGCAAGTGCGTTTGGCCCTGGCGGCGGGGGTTAACCCCGAGGGGATTATCGTGGATCCGGGTATCGGGTTCGGCAAGCGCTTGGAAGATAATCTGGCCTTGCTGGACAACCTGGGGGAATGTTCCCGCCTTGAGGGGGCTCCGCCTGAGGGCTTCCCCGTGCTTCTGGGTCATAGCCGGAAGGGCTTCATCGGAACCCTCCTGGAGCCGGTGTTAACCGCCGAAGATGATTCGGCTGCCGGGGGGGCTCCGAGGTTGATTGGAACCCTGGCTGCGGGACTGTACGGGATTCTGCGAGGCGCCAGGATTCTACGGGTGCATGACCCCCGGGAAACCCGGATGGCAGTTCAGGTGTGGTGGTCAATACAACAGGGAAGGCAGGTGCAGTAG
- the miaA gene encoding tRNA (adenosine(37)-N6)-dimethylallyltransferase MiaA has product MPSPRPVLVLFGATGVGKTDSLRYLQEGLGTPIEVISADSMQVYRGMDIGTAKPSIQFRSELPHHLIDIRNPDQQFTLGDFIGGCQDAVSDLHRRAILPVVSGGTAFYIKHLLFGMPEAPVSQPEVRGELEEILSLRGLEYLRRELEAVDPVSAGRIGAGDAYRIIRALEVWRISGRPLSSFSREGRMREDWRVLILGLERPREELYARINTRVEQMFQAGLEDEVAALVDRGYGPEDPGMRGIGYREFFAAESRAERIELIQRNTRRYAKRQETFFRGLRQTHWNHPGTIKKMIPEIRSWYQG; this is encoded by the coding sequence ATGCCATCTCCCCGGCCCGTATTGGTTCTGTTCGGCGCCACCGGGGTCGGAAAAACGGACAGTCTCCGGTACCTTCAAGAGGGACTGGGGACGCCCATTGAGGTTATCAGCGCCGATTCCATGCAGGTGTATCGCGGTATGGACATCGGCACTGCTAAGCCCTCCATCCAGTTCCGGTCCGAACTGCCCCACCATCTCATCGACATTCGCAATCCAGATCAGCAGTTTACCTTGGGTGATTTCATTGGCGGCTGCCAGGATGCAGTTTCCGATCTGCACCGCCGAGCCATCCTCCCGGTGGTGAGCGGCGGGACGGCCTTCTATATTAAGCATCTGCTGTTCGGGATGCCCGAGGCCCCGGTGTCTCAGCCGGAGGTTCGCGGGGAGTTAGAAGAGATCCTGAGCCTGCGGGGATTGGAGTATCTCCGCAGGGAGCTTGAGGCGGTGGATCCGGTGAGTGCGGGCCGGATCGGTGCAGGTGATGCCTACCGGATCATCCGGGCCCTGGAGGTTTGGCGGATAAGCGGTAGACCCCTGTCATCCTTTTCCCGGGAGGGACGGATGCGGGAGGATTGGCGGGTGCTCATCCTGGGGCTGGAACGTCCCCGGGAGGAGCTGTACGCCAGGATCAATACCCGGGTGGAGCAGATGTTCCAGGCGGGGTTGGAGGACGAGGTGGCGGCCCTGGTAGACCGGGGATACGGACCCGAGGATCCGGGGATGCGGGGTATCGGGTACCGGGAATTTTTTGCCGCCGAGTCCCGGGCAGAACGGATTGAGCTCATTCAGCGGAACACCAGGAGATATGCCAAACGGCAGGAGACGTTTTTCCGGGGGCTGAGGCAGACGCATTGGAATCACCCTGGAACCATCAAGAAAATGATCCCGGAGATCAGGTCCTGGTACCAGGGTTGA
- the cdaA gene encoding diadenylate cyclase CdaA — protein sequence MRSILIPIIDISLLTLIFYKGYQIFLQTRAISLIRGVIFLVVLYGVAYLLQLRTLLWLLNMVAPSLLIGVAIIFQPELRKIFIRLGQGQLFHFRESDKPLQIESVLKAAGVLSDQRRGALVVFVRNVGQKNIIETGSRLDAELSPALLITIFGHDTPLHDGAAVVENGRIVAAGAFLPLSEQQDIRRSFGTRHRAALGLAEESDAVILVVSEESGAISLAYDSMLHYNLGIEEARSRLSELLNVDAVPEEAGDGGFDE from the coding sequence GTGCGAAGCATACTAATTCCCATTATCGATATCTCCCTCTTAACCCTTATTTTCTACAAGGGTTACCAGATCTTTCTGCAGACCAGGGCCATTTCGCTGATCCGCGGGGTGATTTTTCTGGTGGTGCTCTACGGTGTGGCCTATCTGCTTCAGCTCCGTACCCTCCTGTGGCTCCTGAATATGGTGGCCCCCAGTTTGCTCATCGGGGTGGCGATTATCTTTCAGCCAGAGCTTCGGAAGATATTTATCCGGCTGGGTCAGGGCCAGCTCTTTCATTTTCGGGAGAGCGATAAACCCCTCCAGATTGAATCGGTGTTGAAGGCTGCGGGAGTGTTGTCCGACCAGCGGCGGGGTGCCCTGGTGGTATTTGTGCGGAACGTGGGCCAGAAAAACATCATTGAGACCGGAAGCAGGCTGGATGCCGAGTTGAGCCCTGCCCTGCTGATTACCATCTTCGGTCATGACACCCCCCTCCACGATGGAGCGGCGGTGGTGGAGAACGGACGGATTGTTGCCGCCGGGGCGTTTTTACCCCTATCGGAGCAGCAGGATATCCGGAGGAGTTTCGGCACCCGGCACCGGGCGGCCCTGGGGTTAGCCGAGGAGAGCGATGCGGTTATTCTCGTGGTCTCCGAGGAGTCAGGGGCTATCAGCCTGGCATACGATTCCATGCTGCATTACAACCTGGGTATTGAAGAGGCCCGGAGCCGGCTAAGCGAACTTCTGAATGTTGATGCGGTGCCTGAAGAGGCCGGGGACGGAGGATTTGATGAGTAA
- a CDS encoding DUF3179 domain-containing (seleno)protein, whose protein sequence is MATPVSPRVSRRFWTAVLLWIGCAGVFGFAQQPAAEGAGNPPVKPSPREVLELVEGPVPSAAPGVVMPALDSPRFSASLTGYGDAEPMLLVRGSARTRLYPLRILQYHPVVNDVLGQQRILVTFSPLAGTIGVYDARIDGMDDHLEFETTGVIMAGSDILWDRRTGSLWLQASGKAIAGPLAGAQLTRIVGKRMGFSDALTMNRTGPLTILSGQTGYSRPYGQPAYPGYDELARPGLLWPPVQEGFLSQENPMEMVTRLGMGDTVHILSHRQIAGWGARNLWLEEGEEMRPVVAWWNPGVESVYSFRDIPRTTGVLMVFHRQIKGFGSLTFEETGDPRLPLRDLQTGSKWNQFGRAVEGELAGRTLEEIPGLECFRFAWELLAPVM, encoded by the coding sequence ATGGCTACTCCTGTTTCCCCGAGAGTCAGCCGTCGGTTTTGGACGGCTGTGCTGCTTTGGATTGGGTGCGCCGGTGTTTTCGGTTTTGCCCAACAGCCCGCCGCCGAGGGCGCCGGAAACCCACCGGTTAAACCATCACCTCGGGAGGTTCTTGAGCTGGTAGAGGGACCGGTTCCCTCGGCTGCCCCGGGGGTCGTAATGCCAGCCCTGGATTCCCCGCGCTTCTCCGCCAGTCTGACGGGGTACGGCGATGCGGAGCCCATGCTCCTGGTCCGGGGATCCGCTAGAACCCGGCTCTATCCCCTGCGGATCCTGCAATACCATCCTGTAGTAAACGATGTCCTCGGCCAACAACGGATTCTGGTCACCTTCAGTCCCCTGGCGGGCACCATCGGAGTGTATGACGCCCGTATTGACGGCATGGATGATCACCTGGAGTTCGAGACCACCGGGGTGATTATGGCCGGGAGCGATATTCTTTGGGACCGCCGGACCGGCAGCCTATGGCTTCAGGCCTCGGGCAAAGCCATCGCCGGGCCCCTGGCAGGCGCTCAATTAACCCGAATTGTCGGAAAACGGATGGGATTCAGCGATGCCCTGACCATGAACCGAACCGGTCCCCTAACCATTCTCAGCGGCCAGACCGGATACAGCAGGCCCTACGGCCAGCCGGCATACCCGGGCTATGATGAGCTGGCCAGGCCGGGGCTTCTATGGCCTCCGGTCCAGGAGGGGTTTTTATCCCAGGAAAATCCCATGGAGATGGTCACCCGGCTTGGTATGGGGGATACCGTTCATATCCTTTCCCACCGCCAGATAGCCGGGTGGGGAGCCCGGAATCTCTGGTTGGAGGAAGGCGAGGAGATGCGGCCCGTGGTAGCCTGGTGGAATCCCGGAGTTGAGTCGGTGTACAGTTTCCGGGACATTCCCCGAACCACCGGGGTGCTGATGGTGTTCCACCGGCAGATCAAGGGGTTCGGTAGCCTCACCTTTGAAGAGACCGGCGATCCGCGCCTTCCCCTCCGGGACCTACAAACCGGCAGCAAATGGAACCAGTTCGGCCGGGCCGTGGAGGGGGAGTTAGCGGGAAGAACCCTGGAAGAAATTCCCGGGCTGGAGTGCTTCCGGTTTGCCTGGGAATTGCTCGCCCCGGTTATGTGA
- a CDS encoding holo-ACP synthase: MIYGTGVDIAEVSRFRTWVDNPGLMERFFNPGEIREVLARGQGAEARLAVRFAAKEAYGKALGTGLRGISLVDVWVRNDASGRPELVLEGRVRQQYESLGLKARHVSLSHDGGMAIAFVVLEW, translated from the coding sequence ATGATTTACGGTACCGGGGTTGATATTGCAGAGGTGTCTCGGTTCCGCACCTGGGTGGATAATCCGGGATTGATGGAGCGTTTTTTTAATCCTGGCGAGATCAGGGAGGTGTTAGCCCGGGGGCAGGGGGCTGAGGCCCGGTTGGCGGTGCGCTTTGCTGCCAAAGAGGCCTACGGGAAGGCCCTGGGAACCGGGTTACGGGGTATATCCCTGGTGGATGTGTGGGTGCGCAACGATGCCTCGGGCCGGCCGGAGCTGGTATTGGAAGGCCGGGTACGCCAGCAGTACGAGTCCCTGGGGCTGAAGGCCCGGCACGTGAGCCTCAGTCATGACGGCGGTATGGCCATTGCGTTTGTGGTACTAGAGTGGTAG
- a CDS encoding CdaR family protein, with the protein MSKKRLSSRISRIFQNWPAKILSLAAAVLLYTLTGINTLDERHITIPVDVPVPAGLALVGQSVQKVQVQIRGDSERVWDIGEQDIQIGVDMSEIRAAGIYRRPLVITKRGNALGVDPLELTLGYEQVEVELQEYLEKTLPVIPRFTGQPAPGYQLGTTGVSPGDVRVGGPRGVLEPVQRLETASVDLSGRTGSFTQRVEILLPDERLAFSDQATVEVRGTVSESVILTSFEDVDVIVLDPPRGLQLSEIPEPGSIRVQGSQVLIERTTPDQVRLLADARTVPRPGTYRLQVRPEVPRGLLILGYTPQEVELEFQTPPVENPDNAGTETPDGSDVPGGENLP; encoded by the coding sequence ATGAGTAAAAAACGCCTTTCCTCCAGGATTTCACGGATTTTTCAGAACTGGCCGGCCAAGATTTTAAGCTTGGCTGCGGCGGTCTTGTTGTACACCCTTACGGGGATTAATACCCTGGATGAGCGCCACATTACGATTCCCGTGGATGTGCCGGTTCCCGCCGGGTTAGCCTTGGTGGGCCAGTCGGTCCAAAAGGTACAGGTACAGATTCGCGGTGATAGTGAACGGGTATGGGATATCGGCGAACAGGATATTCAGATCGGGGTTGATATGTCGGAGATCCGCGCTGCAGGAATCTACCGTCGGCCCCTGGTGATAACCAAGCGTGGGAACGCCCTGGGGGTTGATCCCCTGGAGCTCACCCTCGGGTATGAACAGGTTGAAGTGGAGCTCCAGGAGTACCTGGAGAAAACCCTCCCTGTCATTCCCAGGTTTACCGGACAACCGGCTCCGGGGTACCAGCTCGGAACCACGGGGGTTAGTCCCGGGGATGTCCGGGTAGGCGGGCCCCGGGGTGTACTGGAGCCCGTTCAGCGCTTAGAGACCGCTTCGGTGGATCTATCCGGTCGAACCGGCAGTTTTACCCAGCGGGTTGAGATACTTCTGCCCGATGAACGCTTGGCGTTCTCGGATCAAGCGACGGTTGAGGTCCGGGGTACGGTGAGCGAGTCTGTTATTCTTACCTCCTTTGAGGATGTGGATGTTATTGTGTTGGATCCCCCCCGGGGGCTGCAGCTATCCGAGATACCTGAGCCGGGTTCGATCCGGGTTCAAGGCTCCCAGGTTCTGATTGAACGTACTACCCCGGATCAGGTCCGTTTGTTGGCCGATGCCCGGACTGTTCCCAGGCCGGGAACCTACCGTCTGCAGGTGCGTCCCGAGGTACCCCGGGGCTTATTGATTCTAGGCTACACACCCCAGGAGGTGGAACTGGAGTTCCAAACGCCCCCTGTTGAGAATCCGGATAATGCGGGGACAGAAACCCCGGATGGGTCGGATGTCCCCGGCGGAGAGAACCTGCCATGA
- a CDS encoding DNA-directed RNA polymerase subunit omega, giving the protein MIIPLDLLISEEENVYEMTCAAIRRAYQVTVTGDEELSKNNGKVVSTAISQILTRKVQYRLEA; this is encoded by the coding sequence ATGATAATTCCCCTTGACTTGCTTATAAGTGAAGAGGAAAACGTGTACGAAATGACGTGCGCAGCCATCCGCCGTGCTTACCAGGTTACCGTTACCGGTGATGAGGAACTGAGCAAGAACAACGGTAAGGTAGTTTCCACCGCAATTAGCCAAATTCTGACCCGGAAGGTTCAGTACCGGCTTGAAGCCTAA